The genomic region CTTCAGAGCTAGggtcccccactctctctgcttcACAACAGTGTGGCTCTTTAACCAGTCACCAGTCCGTTCCCTGACAATGTTTAGACTACAACGGGGATTCATTGCAACTCTTACTCGTGGTTCAGCAGACCTGAAGAACATGGCCCTTGCTGTTTGAGATCCTCGTCGACCTGAGAGAAAGTTGGAAAGAAAATAATTAAGACTACATTTGCAACGGTGCAAATTCAGTGCTATCTGCTTCACCTTTCACTAGTAACTGACTATATCTGTTAAATCTCCATCTTCTATTCTCCATCTCCTTACCTCGGAGtaggcagggggaggagggtacCAAAGCTCGGGGGCGCGCATGAACAGTCCTTCCTCCTCATCTGCGTCATAGTCGACCAGCAGCGGTGTGAGGGGGGAGTCGATACGGCAGTCGCGGGAGATGTTGCTGTAGCTGGGGGGTTGTGACGGGAGGCGCAGTGACCCAAAGCTACTGGAGGGGGTGTTCAGGGACTCTGCCTGACTGCTCATGCTGTTGGTGCGGCTGCCAAAGCCATTGAAGGGGATGTTCCCAATGACCAGGGGCAACTCTAGGACCACCTTGTCACTGCCGGGAATGTGGACATAGATCTGATGGATAGATATATATAAGTCATTCCTAGGTCACAAGTCCTTTCAATCATTTTCAATGTCAGGTTTATGGTATTAAATCAAGCAACAAGTTGTCTCAGGTTTGTGACTCACCCTAAGGGCATAGTCCACGTGAATGATGTCGCACCCCAGGAGTGAGGGCTTGAGCCTGGGCACTCGGATGGTCTTGCCCTGCCAAATGTCACACATGCCCGAGATGATATGGTTGCCCCTCACGACTGACAGCTTCTGCCCTAGGACCTTGGTCCGGCCATTGGCCTGGTAGGTGTGCTTGACCATGATGGCTGCCTTGGGCACCACGATGCGTGAGCAGGTGTTTTCAAACTTGGCATTGATGCAGATGTCCTCGCCCTCGCAGAAGCCCTTGCGGTTGATCTTGGCACTGATGGACACATGTCCATCTGGGATGAACATGCAGGTGagcttcttctccttcttccctGCAGCTGGAGCCTGGATGAGAAACAATGAGAAATATTAACATGAGTTAAACATAAATCACCAAGTATGTTGATTCCAAGTCAACCATCATGCCTAACACCAACAACCCAGACCTCAAAATCTCTCATGTATAGCTAGTTATGGCAAAGTTATAcaatatgtaacctttatttaacaaggcaagtcagttaagaacaaattcttatttacaatgacggcctaggaacagtgggtcaactgccttgttcaggggcagaatgacagagttCTACCTGGTCAGTtcgggggattcgatctagcaacatttcagttactggcccaacgctctaatcactaggcgacctgcgctctaaccactaggctacctgccgccatgCATTAAGCCATGCATCATCATTACATGGCTCATTCAGGAGAACAAGGTGTATAATGTAATAACTATCAAGTGGCATGTATTCCTTGTGGTGATAATTATGATGATGTGATGAGCTGTTATGTACCAGGAGGTCAGGGGTGTTGACGTCCAAGGGCTCCTCCACCTCAAAGTGTTTCTCGCACTGCAAGGCAGG from Oncorhynchus masou masou isolate Uvic2021 chromosome 29, UVic_Omas_1.1, whole genome shotgun sequence harbors:
- the LOC135520329 gene encoding thioredoxin-interacting protein-like, coding for MVIITKKLKIFEIVFHDPTKAFYSSGDKVAGNIVVEVSEVTKVSSMRVFGIGCAKVEYAKGKHRCREDIEYLKYEDTVYLDQQTRDSNGLVTLRPGNRYEYMFGFELPHAGQLVSSYKGKFGCVQYYVRAVMERPSQPALQCEKHFEVEEPLDVNTPDLLAPAAGKKEKKLTCMFIPDGHVSISAKINRKGFCEGEDICINAKFENTCSRIVVPKAAIMVKHTYQANGRTKVLGQKLSVVRGNHIISGMCDIWQGKTIRVPRLKPSLLGCDIIHVDYALRIYVHIPGSDKVVLELPLVIGNIPFNGFGSRTNSMSSQAESLNTPSSSFGSLRLPSQPPSYSNISRDCRIDSPLTPLLVDYDADEEEGLFMRAPELWYPPPPAYSEVDEDLKQQGPCSSGLLNHE